One part of the Acidobacteriota bacterium genome encodes these proteins:
- the lysS gene encoding lysine--tRNA ligase: MKERDDEELGNQRQQRLANHGALRALGIDPYPARYDLAESVSEIVDKHGESSREELDEAPRETVTAGRIIAIRSFGKANFLVLSDGRRQLQVYVRTDSLSVRDFSGFKLLDIGDLVGAAGRLFRTRTNELTVWARSLAFLAKCFEPLPEKWNKLSDVETRYRQRYLDLIVNRRSREVFETRSRILAAIRRFLDDRGFLEVETPMMQPIAGGALARPFVTHHNALDLPLYLRVAPELYLKRLVVGGMERVYEINRNFRNEGISTRHNPEFTMLEFYEAYSHYEALMELTESLIEAVADDVLGRRECVFDGETISLSAPFARSTLRSAAAGAASERLGHEIPESTLRDRTACAALAADLGVEVPAAAGAGWTATAIFEHLCEPSLVQPTFIYDFPTEVSPLSKQRPDDSDTVERFELFAGGMELANAFSELNDPAEQRRRFEAQQAARRADGGRDEEAHAMDEDYVRALEYGLPPTGGEGVGIDRLVMLLTDSPSIRDVILFPLMRPRSAPARDE; the protein is encoded by the coding sequence TTGAAGGAGCGCGACGACGAAGAGCTTGGCAATCAGCGCCAACAGAGGCTGGCGAATCACGGCGCGCTACGCGCACTGGGCATCGATCCCTACCCCGCCCGCTACGACTTGGCCGAGAGCGTCTCCGAGATCGTCGATAAACACGGCGAGAGTTCGAGAGAGGAGCTTGACGAAGCGCCTCGGGAGACGGTGACGGCCGGGCGGATCATCGCAATTCGGAGCTTCGGCAAGGCCAACTTTCTGGTCTTGTCAGACGGTCGGCGTCAGTTGCAGGTCTACGTACGCACCGACTCGCTCAGCGTTCGCGACTTCAGTGGCTTCAAGCTGCTTGATATCGGCGACCTGGTCGGGGCTGCCGGCCGTCTTTTCCGAACTCGGACGAACGAGCTTACCGTGTGGGCGCGGAGCCTGGCGTTCCTCGCCAAGTGCTTCGAACCGTTGCCGGAGAAGTGGAACAAGCTCTCGGACGTAGAGACGCGGTACCGTCAGCGTTATCTCGACCTGATCGTGAATCGGCGCTCGCGGGAGGTCTTCGAGACGCGCAGCCGCATCCTTGCCGCCATCCGCCGGTTCCTCGACGACCGTGGATTCCTGGAGGTCGAGACGCCGATGATGCAGCCGATCGCCGGCGGCGCCCTTGCTCGGCCGTTCGTCACCCACCACAACGCGCTCGATCTGCCGTTGTACCTGCGGGTGGCCCCGGAGCTCTACCTCAAGCGGCTCGTCGTCGGCGGGATGGAGCGCGTGTACGAGATCAACCGCAACTTCCGGAACGAGGGCATCTCGACGCGGCACAACCCCGAGTTCACGATGCTGGAGTTCTACGAGGCGTACAGCCACTACGAGGCACTGATGGAGCTGACCGAGTCGCTGATCGAGGCGGTCGCCGACGACGTGCTCGGCCGGCGGGAGTGCGTCTTCGACGGCGAGACGATAAGCCTCTCCGCCCCCTTTGCTCGCTCCACGCTGCGCTCGGCGGCGGCCGGCGCCGCGTCCGAGCGCCTTGGACACGAGATCCCGGAGTCCACCCTGCGCGATCGGACAGCGTGCGCGGCGCTTGCCGCGGACCTCGGCGTGGAGGTGCCCGCCGCCGCCGGCGCGGGCTGGACCGCCACGGCGATCTTCGAGCACCTGTGCGAGCCGTCGCTGGTGCAGCCGACATTCATCTACGACTTCCCGACCGAGGTGTCGCCGCTCTCGAAGCAGCGCCCTGACGATTCCGACACCGTGGAGCGTTTCGAGCTGTTCGCCGGCGGCATGGAGCTGGCGAACGCGTTCTCCGAGCTGAACGACCCGGCGGAACAGCGCCGCCGGTTCGAGGCGCAGCAGGCGGCGCGCCGCGCGGACGGCGGTCGCGACGAGGAGGCGCACGCCATGGATGAGGACTACGTCCGCGCGCTGGAATACGGATTGCCTCCCACGGGCGGGGAGGGAGTCGG
- a CDS encoding 6,7-dimethyl-8-ribityllumazine synthase encodes MKDTPVIEGAADASGLRIALVVSAYHGAITGALRDGALDALGEAGADTAAAVTVIDAPGAFEIPFAARCAAASGRFDAVVCLGCIVRGETPHFDVLASAVCHAIAAASQSTNVPITFGVLTTNTMAEAEVRSRGNDNKGREAALAAVQLANVQRQLLW; translated from the coding sequence ATGAAGGACACGCCGGTCATCGAAGGAGCGGCCGATGCATCCGGATTGCGAATCGCGTTGGTCGTCTCCGCCTATCACGGCGCGATTACGGGTGCGCTCAGAGACGGCGCGCTCGATGCGCTGGGGGAGGCAGGGGCCGACACGGCCGCTGCCGTGACGGTGATCGACGCCCCCGGCGCCTTCGAGATTCCGTTCGCCGCCCGCTGCGCGGCGGCGAGCGGACGTTTCGATGCGGTGGTCTGCCTCGGTTGCATCGTGCGGGGCGAGACGCCCCACTTCGACGTGCTCGCGTCGGCGGTTTGCCATGCCATCGCCGCGGCGTCCCAATCCACCAATGTGCCCATTACGTTCGGCGTGCTGACCACCAACACCATGGCGGAGGCGGAGGTGCGTTCGCGGGGTAACGACAACAAGGGGCGCGAGGCGGCGCTGGCGGCCGTGCAGTTGGCGAACGTGCAGCGCCAACTGCTGTGGTGA
- a CDS encoding VanZ family protein — MSALHRRRIGRALWIWGPALVLTAAIFAVSHSSAPPFAGSVPDYWAHMGIYALLSAAVLHGLQRGDWRNVTLARVVVAVLLSAGYGLTDEYHQAFVPGRTPSARDVAADVAGGVVGAGGAWVWSIVLAGRRGRRHTSHGS, encoded by the coding sequence GTGAGCGCGCTCCACCGCCGACGCATCGGACGTGCGCTCTGGATCTGGGGACCGGCTCTTGTCCTGACAGCGGCGATCTTCGCCGTTTCGCACTCGTCGGCGCCGCCCTTCGCAGGCAGCGTGCCTGACTACTGGGCCCACATGGGGATCTACGCGCTGCTGAGCGCCGCGGTCCTGCATGGGCTGCAGCGGGGAGACTGGCGCAATGTCACTCTCGCCCGCGTCGTCGTGGCGGTGTTGCTGTCGGCGGGATATGGACTGACGGACGAGTACCACCAGGCGTTCGTGCCGGGACGGACGCCATCGGCGCGGGACGTTGCCGCAGACGTCGCCGGGGGAGTCGTGGGCGCGGGCGGTGCGTGGGTCTGGAGTATAGTGTTGGCCGGTCGGCGCGGCCGGCGCCACACCTCTCATGGATCCTGA
- a CDS encoding DUF2085 domain-containing protein, with protein sequence MRSEGFHTLLLALVVVGVVGWTTALVAAPYVLAHPDPATGVAFAATGTYLAASLVCHQLPERSFHPWARKLPVCARCAGLYGGALGGLLLVPWPAGARRTRAVIAAAAIPTVATFLLESVGVWDPGNAIRFAAALPLGASVAWFVANAARGVV encoded by the coding sequence ATGCGCTCTGAGGGTTTCCACACGCTGCTGCTCGCGCTCGTGGTGGTCGGCGTCGTCGGCTGGACCACCGCGCTCGTTGCCGCGCCGTACGTCCTGGCGCACCCGGACCCGGCCACCGGCGTCGCGTTTGCCGCTACGGGGACGTACCTTGCCGCGAGCCTGGTCTGCCACCAGTTGCCCGAGCGGTCCTTCCACCCCTGGGCGCGCAAGCTGCCGGTCTGCGCCCGTTGCGCCGGGTTGTACGGGGGCGCCCTCGGAGGTCTGCTTCTTGTTCCGTGGCCGGCCGGCGCGCGGCGGACGCGGGCGGTAATCGCGGCGGCGGCCATTCCGACCGTGGCCACGTTCCTGCTGGAGTCGGTCGGCGTGTGGGATCCGGGAAACGCGATCCGCTTCGCGGCGGCGCTTCCCCTCGGCGCCTCGGTGGCCTGGTTCGTCGCGAACGCCGCACGCGGAGTGGTTTAA
- the nusB gene encoding transcription antitermination factor NusB — protein MVTARADSRRERHRIRETALQLLYQWEVAAIAMGEADDADDALALFWSTHPAPKTRQAGALRLARGTVGALPTIDPLIESHAEHWRPERMAVIDRLIMRLAIYEMLVERMPPAVAIDEALELARTFSGEEAVRFINGVLDAIRRDAVGAVTVEDAADSE, from the coding sequence GTGGTGACCGCGCGGGCGGACAGCCGTCGCGAACGCCACCGGATCCGCGAAACGGCGCTGCAGTTGCTCTATCAGTGGGAAGTGGCCGCGATCGCGATGGGCGAGGCGGACGACGCGGACGACGCGCTCGCGCTGTTCTGGTCCACCCATCCGGCCCCGAAGACCCGGCAGGCAGGCGCGCTGCGCCTGGCGCGAGGCACCGTGGGAGCGCTCCCGACGATCGATCCGTTGATTGAGAGTCACGCCGAGCACTGGCGGCCGGAACGGATGGCCGTGATCGATCGGCTGATCATGCGGCTGGCGATCTACGAGATGCTGGTGGAGCGGATGCCGCCGGCCGTCGCGATTGACGAGGCGCTGGAGCTGGCCAGGACGTTCAGCGGCGAGGAGGCCGTCCGATTCATCAACGGCGTGCTGGACGCGATCCGACGCGATGCGGTCGGCGCCGTGACGGTGGAGGACGCTGCAGACAGTGAGTGA
- a CDS encoding sugar kinase translates to MGQPVLTVGSVAFDSVITPFGEASRILGGAATYFSVAASYFTDVRLVAVVGEDFGSEQMHVFEGRPIDLAGLQRVPGETFRWKGEYGHDLNSRETIYTHLNVFSEFRPHIPAAYRSSPIVFLANIHPALQLEVLDQIDAPEFVAMDTMNYWIEGTPEELRAVLRRVHAVVINDEEARQLSGEANLVKAARAIRSMGPGRVVIKRGEHGVLMTRDDGFFATPGLPLEEVSDPTGAGDTFAGGFVGHLAAARDRSDAAVTRAVICGSAMASLTVEDFGLRRLLALDRDDIRFRLDAFKRLTHFDAL, encoded by the coding sequence ATGGGGCAGCCGGTTCTGACCGTCGGGTCCGTCGCGTTCGATTCGGTCATCACGCCGTTTGGCGAGGCATCGCGCATCCTGGGTGGTGCCGCCACGTACTTCAGCGTTGCCGCGTCTTATTTCACCGACGTCCGCCTGGTCGCGGTGGTGGGGGAGGACTTCGGCAGCGAGCAGATGCACGTGTTCGAAGGTCGGCCGATCGACCTCGCCGGGCTGCAACGGGTGCCCGGCGAGACGTTCCGCTGGAAGGGCGAGTACGGGCACGACCTGAACAGCCGCGAGACGATCTACACGCATCTGAACGTTTTCAGCGAGTTCCGGCCGCACATCCCGGCGGCGTACCGGTCGAGTCCCATCGTTTTTCTTGCGAACATCCACCCGGCCCTGCAGCTGGAGGTGCTCGATCAGATCGATGCGCCCGAGTTCGTCGCGATGGACACGATGAACTACTGGATCGAAGGGACTCCGGAAGAGCTTCGGGCGGTGCTCCGGAGGGTGCACGCCGTCGTCATCAATGACGAAGAGGCGCGCCAGTTGAGCGGCGAAGCGAACCTCGTCAAGGCGGCCCGTGCGATCCGCTCGATGGGGCCCGGCCGCGTCGTGATCAAGCGGGGAGAGCATGGTGTGCTGATGACGCGTGACGACGGTTTCTTCGCCACGCCCGGGTTGCCGCTCGAGGAGGTGTCGGACCCCACCGGGGCGGGCGATACTTTCGCCGGGGGATTCGTCGGCCACCTGGCGGCGGCCCGCGACCGGTCGGATGCCGCGGTGACCCGCGCGGTGATCTGCGGCAGCGCCATGGCGTCGCTCACCGTCGAGGATTTCGGCCTGCGGCGCCTGCTCGCGCTCGACCGCGACGACATCCGTTTCCGCCTCGACGCGTTCAAGCGGCTCACCCATTTCGATGCGCTCTGA